A window from Fusarium musae strain F31 chromosome 8, whole genome shotgun sequence encodes these proteins:
- a CDS encoding hypothetical protein (EggNog:ENOG41): MSLSLLKFDGHNVSISTVFQKSKYGPVNGILALPRHKHIILAADAERGEILRIDTTTGHVGVAIKDKSLAPIPGGPFPIGVNGVKIFDGYLYFTNTAHQSLNRVKIDDMGNKLGNFEVLSKLEKGSPYAPDDFAMDRHGNTHVVYWQDRVVKITQGGKQTVLVEGLLAGPSSAVFSKDGNTLYFVTSGQNNLAVSGGQIVEVKL; this comes from the coding sequence ATGAGCCTTTCGCTTCTCAAATTTGATGGCCACAATGTCTCCATCTCCACTGTCTTTCAGAAGTCCAAGTACGGGCCAGTTAACGGTATCTTGGCCCTTCCGCGGCATAAGCACATCATTCTTGCTGCCGATGCCGAAAGGGGGGAGATTTTGAGAATTGATACGACTACTGGACATGTCGGAGTAGCTATCAAGGACAAATCACTTGCTCCAATTCCTGGAGGACCCTTCCCCATTGGTGTAAACGGAGTCAAGATTTTCGACGGCTACCTGTACTTCACCAACACAGCTCATCAGTCCTTGAACCGGGTCAAGATCGACGACATGGGAAACAAACTTGGTAATTTCGAGGTTCTTTCCAAGCTTGAAAAGGGTTCCCCTTATGCCCCAGATGACTTTGCCATGGATCGGCATGGAAACACGCATGTTGTTTATTGGCAGGATAGGGTTGTAAAGATCACTCAGGGAGGAAAACAAACTGTTCTCGTAGAGGGACTTCTTGCCGGCCCTAGTAGTGCCGTATTTAGCAAAGACGGAAACACCTTGTATTTTGTTACTTCTGGACAGAACAACCTGGCAGTCTCTGGTGGACAAATAGTGGAGGTCAAGCTGTAA
- a CDS encoding hypothetical protein (EggNog:ENOG41~CAZy:CE10~MEROPS:MER0034665), which produces MGYMKTTYDYVDLNAPFTPLPKYGHFSKKTPEYEQAEPSIRKTYEVLYSLPDFPSVRAVAGDADAVMPPGGPDRYKNVVTELIDIPTRDGTMIELKVYKSPNVNENAVLMYRMHGGGWCLGRHEVDGVDNVYAAINTRIIVVSVDYRTAPEHPFPTPINDCYDGLIWCKKNADRLGVDPEKIIISGGSAGGQLVRPPFILPMENNLITIQAASLALDCVRDGVTGLVAQVLHFPSTCHPKFFPTDKYEYGSYIQNYDDAVLSTINMETVLDAHVPDAKPDHRHSPLLSESFQGLPPTLIQCGGTDVLRDDSFAYADALKKDGVDVEIHCYAGLPHWFPVVLPQTPQSVQFYERYNDFLARHAGK; this is translated from the exons ATGGGTTACATGAAAACTACCTACGATTACGTCGACCTCAACGCGCCTTTCACGCCCCTACCTAAATACGGCCATTTTTCCAAAAAGACTCCCGAGTATGAACAAGCAGAGCCTTCCATCCGAAAGACGTATGAAGTTCTCTATTCCCTCCCCGACTTTCCCAGTGTCCGCGCAGTCGCtggtgatgcagatgcagtgATGCCCCCTGGGGGACCTGATCGCTACAAAAATGTTGTCACAGAGCTGATCGACATTCCTACTCGCGATGGAACCATGATTGAGCTCAAGGTTTATAAGTCGCCTAATGTTAATGAAAACGCTGTTTTGATGTATCGAATGCATGGTGGTG GCTGGTGCCTTGGCCGTCATGAAGTCGATGGCGTTGATAACGTATATGCtgccatcaacaccagaaTTATCGTCGTGAGTGTCGATTATAGGAC AGCCCCGGAGCATCCCTTCCCAACACCAATCAATGATTGTTACGACGGTCTCATCTGG TGCAAGAAGAACGCAGACAGGTTAGGAGTTGACCCGGAGAAAATCATAATTAGTGGAGGCTCTGCTGGTGGCCAGCTTGTGAGACCTCCTTTCATTTTACCTATGGAAAACAATCTTATAACCATACAGGCAGCTTCACTCGCTCTAGACTGCGTCAGAGACGGTGTGACCGGGCTTGTCGCCCAAGTGTTGCATTTTCCATCAACGTGTCATCCCAAATTCTTCCCCACGGATAAATATGAATACGGCAGCTATATCCAAAACTACGACGACGCTGTCCTAAGCACAATAAACATGGAGACTGTCTTAGATGCTCATGTCCCTGATGCGAAACCAGACCACAGACACTCTCCTCTCCTTTCAGAATCATTCCAGGGACTCCCACCAACAC TGATTCAATGCGGTGGAACGGACGTCCTTAGAGATGATTCATTCGCTTACGCTGATGCTCTCAAGAAAGACGGCGTTGACGTGGAAATTCACTGTTATGCTGGACTTCCACATTGGTTCCCTGTTGTACTTCCTCAAACACCTCAAAGCGTTCAGTTTTATGAAAGATACAACGACTTCTTAGCCAGGCATGCAGGAAAGTGA
- a CDS encoding hypothetical protein (EggNog:ENOG41) — protein MATNGTKSHPINLKDNYVQIINGESAPTQKSHQGINPATLEKKPPVPVATQDDLNRAVDAARKAYKSWSKVPWEERKQKLFAWADAIEAQKKEFADLLVSEQGKPIAQASGETEAAIAWVRGQASIDLPEEVVEDSESRKIITRYTPLGVAAAIVPWNFPLMLAAAKIAPALVTGNVIIVKPSPFTPYCGLKLVELAQQFFPPGVVQSLSGDDSLGPWITSHEGIDKISFTGSTNTGKLVMQSAAKTLKRVTLELGGNDAAVVFPDVDIESVAEKVSTLAFMNSGQICLNVKRIYVHESIYEKFRDVVVKHVKNYKLGDGSSEGTSHGPVQNEMQYNRVKTFFDDIEKQGWKVATGGKFDPAPKDGYYIQPTVIDNPPENSRIVVEEPFGPILPILSWKDENEVIERANDTKLGLGASVWSANIETAERVAKQLEAGTVWVNNHFDITPMAPFGGHKQSGIGAEWGINGLKGFCNVQSLFVSKL, from the exons ATGGCTACCAACGGAACAAAGTCTCACCCTATCAACCTCAAGGACAACTATGTCCAGATCATCAACGGCGAGAGCGCGCCCACTCAAAAGTCCCACCAGGGTATCAACCCAGCgactcttgagaagaagcccccAGTCCCTGTCGCCACCCAGGATGATCTGAACCGAGCTGTTGACGCTGCCAGAAAGGCTTACAAGTCTTGGTCAAAGGTTCCCTGGGAGGAACGAAAGCAAAAACTGTTTGCTTGGGCCGATGCCATTGAAGCTCAAAAGAAGGAATTCGCCGATCTTCTTGTTTCCGAGCAAGGCAAACCT ATTGCTCAAGCTTCTGGTGAGACTGAGGCAGCGATCGCCTGGGTCAGAGGTCAAGCTAGCATTGATCTTCCCGAAGAGGTTGTCGAGGACAGCGAGAGCCGCAAGATCATCACCAGATACACTCCTCTCGGCGTAGCCGCTGCTATCGTCCCATGGAACTTCCCCCTCATGCTTGCAGCTGCAAAGATTGCACCGGCTCTTGTTACAGGAAACGTGATCATCGTAAAGCCATCGCCTTTCACGCCCTACTGTGGCCTGAAGCTGGTTGAGCTGGCGCAGCAGTTCTTCCCTCCTGGTGTTGTTCAGTCACTCAGTGGTGATGATAGCCTTGGACCTTGGATTACAAGCCATGAGGGTATTGATAAGATCAGCTTTACGGGTTCGACTAATACTGGAAAGTTGGTCATGCAGAGTGCTGCAAAGACACTTAAGCGTGTTACTCTTGAGCT GGGTGGCaatgatgctgctgttgtgtTCCCTGATGTGGACATTGAGAGCGTGGCTGAAAAG GTTTCTACACTTGCATTCATGAACTCAGGCCAAATCTGCCTGAACGTCAAGCGAATCTATGTCCACGAATCCATTTACGAGAAATTCCGCGACGTCGTAGTCAAGCACGTCAAGAACTACAAGCTCGGTGACGGTTCGTCTGAAGGAACTAGCCACGGTCCTGTTCAGAACGAAATGCAGTACAACAGAGTCAAGACATTCTTCGACGACATCGAGAAGCAAGGCTGGAAGGTCGCTACGGGTGGCAAGTTTGATCCTGCGCCCAAGGATGGTTATTATATCCAGCCTACGGTCATTGATAACCCCCCCGAGAACTCAAGAATTGTGGTTGAGGAGCCTTTTG GCCCTATCCTCCCTATCCTTTCATGGAAGGATGAAAATGAAGTCATTGAGCGTGCCAACGATACcaagcttggtcttggagcCTCCGTCTGGTCTGCAAACATTGAAACAGCTGAGCGGGTGGCTAAGCAACTCGAGGCGGGAACTGTCTGGGTCAACAACCATTTTGATATCACTCCCATGGCCCCCTTCGGTGGTCACAAGCAGTCAGGAATCGGTGCTGAGTGGGGCATCAACGGACTCAAGGGTTTCTGTAATGTGCAGAGTCTCTTCGTGAGCAAGCTTTAG
- a CDS encoding hypothetical protein (EggNog:ENOG41), with amino-acid sequence MPKSANTADEYDFVDHQDTALSPEAVAELREWLQPTDYLAESSEYRRHLLSQAPGTGLWICETEEYRKWHASPDHGSLWIKGVPGAGKSVMAASLIQHLRTTENCPVLFFFFRNIVAANFSPRALIQDWLAQLLPHSPKLQFALQSRVQDRLDDTSDNELIQLFLDGASCVPKLYCVGDALDEMSTDSTPILERLNGLATHRPRTLKLLMTSRPSRTLQRTLRDSSIVHISLQQRLVDADIHSYLNYRFDNAPTVEHHLDAKKDLINMVAEKSQGLFLYAKLAMDQVEDFLQSDVALNIEDLEASLPVGLEQTYTNMLEKQRGEPGVTIDVQVLILEAVIHASRPLRLNELASLLKCVHPDIIQASAFKSLIATSCGPLIEILEDETLQVIHHSFTEFLRGDTRSASTVGPSDFPIIDSLQAHKRMAMNCLFYLQSGALLMESEQSRNNSVVDPSVTFETPRHKVDYDAWHYRHQHLGLRDEHDAFEYRSARLRHPFLSYAVENWPYHASNYDVDDNEFFEAIMEFLNSKSISFLRWLVLEWGSTSSDKGSLNGIPTCLHIAAFAGLTQFASQLLKQGTSVSAVDAQERVPLHWAAANGHDKVAALLIQYGANPDAEDGRGLKPIHLATLKNYAKVVAVLLEGGVKPNTIKTRENRTGRLLGGERSTKGECSIYYASRGGHTEVITVMIPFCEPQMLEQLLCQCCQFGRADAVQAILNNSAVSPDATYEGATALYFACAMPDVKSVEGLIRAGADVNKISQWQPRRRMNGPRPQKRQDATPIHRLVEGWEDNNDSDCQEVLRMLLKAGADLERFDGRGKTPLIISAQDPRYSDERRNHLPALKALVRAGANFKVLGQPPNTDTILHKVLEHSRDLEAIKLLVEHGCDPLQKSEDGDTALHRAVSETGSGEPDTDSRRMDIVKYLLNQGADPCGKDKYGRTPVGIAMSRGPDMFEALFERATDMSVRKDCWFNLSGIHDTDRFTHYLELLLAEGIDTEMVDSNGNTLYLNCVRGGKERLRILKNHGAQTNVTDSNGNNALHRLCLYGTRRTEEMEMLVDEGIDPLATNDNGDTLLHIVAKGYDGTRESANLLGWLLSLRIPVNAVNNQGATPLHVFQTRRRTGSTLLDNKRIHFLDVLNRNGEVDLQIRDKDGLSPLHLAVMTSEVEVAELKKLGLDFNYLTSDSQNILHLACRARKTSIIAQILATVSNINVNQEDQFGRTPLHYACSSGDPEIVAWLLRYGASTYIKANDGSSVLHACADIRIEQSIWNLQARESPWLRRPCVDPLRPRADNNHARESWYQARYSTPKVDIQRQSSPGVATIIKMLVEHSVDLGWLDDRKRTALDLALFAGCPDFAEVFSEDEELFKMATVQLEKENDSAKVEEMRRGIKLQMLLMCPKSCWEALRQDEDGFKSLMENPPTFLSLLSAPDAAKLMDRCIETAPLATGTYELLEQIMRPSSCQTINHLSAIGQAPGLIQYYSNYENAKARLEKEILEERRNPESLMTALCLACSQEESNMLTLRLLVEKLEVDVNANFAVPIGNRYDKRSGVTSGGTALHVLAEANQYWQIEGLRYLIENGAEVNALNKDGQTPLHIAAGGLVHDNRDVKGLARLEAVKILLDHGADINALDNAKLTPLHKASNAPDVTKELLSRGADATIGKESPLFGAIFDQNQEVLEALLDHGSSPDTPSEAKHSRNVHYNLTKSRRVCPMLCAAFAEKLNAQLTNTIPLLRTLIGHGANLYLPLNDDETLIHFLFVYPNYEVLDELLKPPCAPHIDFDHRDQQGQTVLMAACNWRETLPGFSHRHWEKLPTGPPVRMLDLGADATLVDNLGKTALHHLLSNPGLPDDTLIEFINRTEVAPTLFQEDQEGYSPLHYALRLLRPRVCEALLVKGADLLQPDPQGRTALHYIASQCLLNTREPGSPGRLTIELGDDYFNQCHALWGKFVVQGGSMNVPDDAGNTPLHTYLSSPTNNGYNSHPESCHTDHYAILFPEDSGVDILALNKSGEGALHMIAGRANTYSTVEGHDKKLFVLMMDKGLDPLKEDEKGRSALDIASACEKDDIVGLLGRK; translated from the coding sequence ATGCCCAAGTCGGCGAATACCGCAGACGAATACGATTTCGTTGATCATCAAGACACTGCGTTGAGCCCAGAGGCCGTTGCTGAGCTGAGAGAATGGCTCCAGCCGACCGACTATCTCGCCGAAAGCTCAGAGTATCGTCGCCATCTGCTATCCCAGGCTCCAGGGACTGGGCTTTGGATTTGCGAAACAGAAGAGTATCGCAAATGGCATGCTTCTCCCGATCATGGTAGTCTCTGGATCAAAGGTGTCCCTGGCGCCGGCAAGTCTGTAATGGCAGCTAGTCTGATTCAGCATCTGCGAACGACTGAGAATTGTCCCGttctatttttctttttcagaAACATCGTCGCTGCGAATTTCTCTCCACGTGCCCTGATCCAAGATTGGCTTGCTCAATTGCTACCCCATTCTCCCAAGTTGCAGTTTGCTCTTCAATCGCGAGTTCAGGACAGGTTGGATGACACCTCGGACAATGAGCTCATTCAACTCTTTCTTGATGGTGCATCGTGTGTTCCCAAGCTGTACTGTGTAGGCGATGCGCTCGATGAGATGTCGACCGATAGTACGCCAATCTTGGAGAGGCTCAACGGTCTTGCTACTCATCGACCCAGAACTCTGAAGTTGCTCATGACCAGCAGACCGTCTCGGACCTTGCAGAGAACGCTACGAGATTCATCTATCGTTCACATCAGCCTGCAACAGCGCCTTGTGGATGCCGACATTCATTCTTATCTCAATTATCGATTTGACAACGCCCCTACGGTGGAGCATCATCTTGATGCGAAAaaggatctcatcaacatggtTGCCGAGAAATCGCAAGGCCTCTTCCTCTACGCCAAGCTGGCCATGGATCAAGTTGAGGATTTCCTGCAATCCGATGTAGCTCTCAACattgaagatctcgaggcATCGCTTCCGGTAGGTCTAGAGCAGACGTACACGAACATGCTGGAAAAGCAACGGGGAGAGCCTGGAGTCACTATAGATGTTCAAGTCTTGATCCTTGAGGCAGTCATTCATGCATCGCGTCCCCTCCGATTGAATGAATTGGCAAGCCTCTTGAAGTGCGTTCATCCTGACATCATCCAAGCCAGCGCCTTCAAAAGTTTGATCGCAACTAGCTGTGGGCCACTGATCGAGATCCTTGAGGACGAGACATTGCAGGTAATCCATCACTCTTTCACGGAGTTCCTACGTGGAGATACTCGCAGCGCCTCCACTGTTGGCCCATCTGACTTCCCAATCATCGACTCTCTTCAGGCACACAAGCGTATGGCCATGAACTGCCTTTTTTATCTCCAGTCCGGAGCACTTCTAATGGAGAGCGAGCAATCCAGAAACAACTCAGTCGTCGATCCATCGGTGACATTCGAAACACCCAGACACAAAGTCGATTATGACGCGTGGCATTACAGGCATCAACACCTTGGTCTTCGCGACGAACATGATGCTTTCGAGTACAGATCAGCTCGCCTACGACATCCATTCCTCAGCTATGCGGTTGAGAATTGGCCATACCATGCGTCGAACTACGACGTGGACGATAACGAATTCTTCGAGGCCATCATGGAATTTCTCAACTCAAAGAGCATTTCGTTTCTGCGATGGCTTGTACTGGAATGGGGATCAACGTCAAGCGACAAAGGCTCACTGAATGGGATACCTACGTGTCTTCACATTGCAGCCTTTGCAGGGTTAACTCAGTTCGCTTCTCAGCTCCTCAAGCAGGGCACGTCAGTTTCGGCAGTTGATGCTCAAGAGCGGGTTCCCTTACATTGGGCAGCGGCAAATGGCCACGATAAAGTCGCCGCGCTCCTCATTCAATACGGGGCCAATCCTGATGCCGAAGACGGAAGGGGGTTGAAACCCATCCATCTCGCAACCTTGAAGAACTACGCCAAGGTTGTGGCCGTCTTACTTGAAGGAGGCGTCAAACCAAACACGATAAAAACAAGGGAAAATCGAACAGGGCGTCTCCTAGGTGGCGAAAGAAGCACAAAAGGTGAATGCTCTATATACTATGCCAGTCGAGGAGGACACACAGAGGTTATTACTGTCATGATACCCTTCTGTGAGCCACAGATGCTAGAACAACTTCTGTGCCAATGCTGTCAGTTCGGTCGAGCAGATGCAGTTCAAGCAATCTTGAACAACTCGGCTGTCTCGCCTGATGCAACCTACGAAGGGGCGACAGCGTTGTATTTTGCTTGTGCTATGCCCGATGTCAAGAGTGTCGAAGGACTCATTCGTGCAGGTGCAGATGTGAATAAGATATCCCAATGGCAACCGAGACGACGGATGAATGGCCCACGTCCTCAGAAGCGGCAAGATGCAACACCGATACATCGCCTCGTAGAGGGCTGGGAAGATAATAACGATTCCGATTGCCAAGAGGTCCTCAGAATGTTGCTGAAAGCTGGGGCTGACCTTGAGCGGTTTGATGGCCGTGGAAAAACCCCCTTGATCATTTCAGCACAAGATCCACGGTATTCCGACGAAAGACGAAATCATCTACCGGCTCTGAAGGCCTTGGTAAGAGCTGGCGCCAATTTCAAGGTTCTTGGCCAGCCCCCAAATACGGATACAATACTGCACAAAGTCCTTGAACACAGCAGGGACTTGGAGGCTATCAAGCTTTTGGTGGAACATGGGTGTGACCCGCTACAGAAAAGCGAGGATGGAGACACAGCTTTGCACAGAGCTGTATCTGAGACGGGTTCTGGCGAGCCAGATACTGACTCCAGAAGGATGGATATTGTGAAATATCTCCTCAACCAAGGTGCTGATCCTTGTGGCAAGGATAAGTATGGAAGAACACCAGTCGGCATTGCGATGTCCAGAGGGCCGGACATGTTCGAAGCTTTGTTCGAGAGGGCAACCGACATGTCTGTGAGGAAAGATTGCTGGTTCAACCTTTCAGGGATACACGACACAGACAGGTTCACTCACTATCTTGAACTTCTACTTGCCGAAGGAATCGATACGGAGATGGTTGATTCAAATGGTAACACTCTCTATTTGAATTGTGTACGAGGAGGCAAGGAACGATTGCGCATCCTGAAAAATCACGGTGCACAGACAAATGTCACAGACTCCAACGGGAACAACGCACTACATCGTCTTTGCCTCTATGGAACGAGGCGTACAGAGGAAATGGAAATGCTCGTAGACGAAGGCATTGACCCTCTTGCCACCAATGACAACGGAGACACGCTTTTACATATTGTCGCAAAGGGGTATGACGGTACAAGAGAATCTGCCAATCTTCTTGGTTGGCTTCTCAGTCTTAGGATTCCAGTCAACGCTGTCAACAATCAGGGTGCCACGCCTTTACACGTCTTCCAAACCCGCAGACGTACTGGGAGTACCTTGCTTGATAACAAACGCATTCACTTCTTGGATGTCTTGAACCGGAACGGTGAGGTTGACCTACAGATCCGTGATAAGGATGGGCTGTCACCGCTTCATTTGGCAGTCATGACATCGGAAGTTGAAGTGGCCGAGCTCAAGAAACTCGGGCTTGATTTCAACTATTTGACTTCTGACTCACAAAACATCCTTCATCTGGCATGCCGAGCTCGCAAAACCAGCATCATTGCCCAGATTCTGGCAACTGTTTCCAATATAAATGTGAACCAGGAAGACCAATTTGGCAGAACACCACTTCATTATGCCTGTAGTTCTGGCGATCCAGAGATTGTTGCCTGGCTTTTACGCTACGGGGCTTCGACCTACATCAAAGCAAACGATGGCTCTTCTGTCTTGCATGCTTGTGCGGACATCAGAATTGAGCAGAGCATATGGAACCTTCAAGCACGCGAGTCCCCATGGCTTCGAAGGCCATGCGTTGACCCGCTTCGGCCTCGTGCTGATAACAATCATGCAAGAGAGTCTTGGTATCAGGCCAGATACTCTACCCCGAAGGTTGATATTCAGAGACAGTCGTCGCCAGGAGTTGCCACCATCATTAAAATGCTAGTTGAGCATAGTGTTGACCTTGGTTGGCTAGATGATCGCAAACGAACCGCCCTGGATTTGGCTCTCTTTGCAGGCTGCCCTGACTTTGCGGAAGTTTTTTCAGAGGACGAAGAACTGTTCAAAATGGCTACAGTCCAattggagaaggagaacgaTAGTGCAAAGGTGGAAGAGATGCGGAGAGGCATCAAATTACAAATGCTTCTCATGTGTCCGAAATCTTGCTGGGAGGCCTTAcgtcaagatgaagatgggttCAAGAGTCTGATGGAAAATCCTCCCACCTTCCTAAGCCTTCTTTCCGCCCCTGATGCTGCAAAACTAATGGATCGATGCATCGAAACTGCACCATTGGCAACGGGAACCTACGAGTTACTCGAGCAAATTATGAGACCGAGCAGCTGCCAGACTATCAATCACCTTTCTGCTATCGGGCAGGCACCTGGACTCATCCAGTACTACAGCAATTACGAGAATGCAAAAGCAAGGCTTGAGAAAGAGATCCTTGAGGAAAGGCGGAACCCGGAATCTCTTATGACTGCGCTATGCCTGGCTTGTTCGCAAGAAGAGTCAAACATGCTCACATTGAGATTACTCGTTGAGAAATTGGAGGTTGATGTCAACGCCAATTTTGCGGTGCCTATCGGGAACAGATACGACAAACGCAGTGGCGTAACCTCGGGCGGAACGGCACTGCATGTCCTTGCCGAGGCGAATCAATACTGGCAGATAGAAGGCTTGAGGTATCTGATTGAAAATGGAGCCGAAGTCAATGCCTTGAACAAAGATGGACAGACACCACTTCATATCGCAGCTGGGGGGTTGGTCCATGATAACCGCGATGTGAAAGGTCTAGCAAGGCTAGAAGCTGTTAAGATACTCCTTGACCATGGAGCTGACATCAACGCACTCGACAACGCCAAATTGACGCCGCTCCATAAGGCATCCAATGCACCAGATGTCACAAAGGAACTGCTCAGTCGAGGTGCAGACGCAACCATAGGAAAGGAAAGCCCTTTGTTCGGAGCAATTTTCGACCAGAACCAGGAAGTATTGGAAGCACTCCTTGACCATGGGTCGAGTCCCGACACACCGAGCGAAGCGAAGCACAGTCGGAATGTGCATTACAACCTGACCAAGTCACGCCGCGTTTGTCCCATGCTTTGCGCTGCCTTCGCTGAAAAGCTCAATGCACAACTTACCAACACAATACCTTTGCTACGAACTCTCATTGGGCATGGGGCAAATCTTTATCTACCCCTAAACGATGATGAGACGCTAATTCATTTCCTCTTTGTATACCCAAACTATGaagttcttgatgagcttctgaagCCGCCATGCGCGCCACATATTGACTTCGACCATCGCGACCAACAGGGCCAGACTGTCCTTATGGCTGCTTGTAACTGGCGGGAAACCTTACCTGGGTTCTCTCATAGACACTGGGAAAAGCTCCCGACAGGACCTCCTGTGCGGATGCTGGATCTCGGAGCCGATGCAACTCTCGTTGACAACCTTGGCAAGACAGCTCTCCACCATCTGCTGAGTAACCCTGGTTTGCCGGACGATACACTCATCGAGTTCATAAATCGAACAGAGGTCGCCCCAACCCTCTTTCAGGAAGATCAGGAAGGGTACTCACCACTCCACTATGCTCTTCGACTATTGCGCCCTAGAGTTTGTGAAGCACTCCTTGTGAAAGGAGCCGACCTGCTTCAACCTGATCCACAGGGCCGCACTGCTCTCCACTACATAGCCTCGCAATGCCTTCTCAACACCCGAGAACCTGGATCCCCAGGTCGACTGACGATCGAGCTTGGTGACGATTACTTCAATCAGTGTCATGCTCTATGGGGAAAATTCGTCGTCCAAGGAGGTTCCATGAACGTTCCCGACGACGCTGGAAACACGCCTCTGCACACATATCTCTCTTCACCAACAAATAACGGGTATAACTCTCATCCAGAATCATGCCATACTGACCACTACGCGATCCTGTTCCCAGAAGATAGTGGTGTTGACATTCTTGCGCTGAACAAATCGGGAGAGGGAGCGCTACACATGATTGCAGGGAGGGCAAATACCTATAGCACGGTTGAGGGACATGACAAGAAATTGTTTGTTTTGATGATGGACAAAGGTTTAGATCCCCtgaaggaggatgagaagggaaGAAGCGCATTGGATATCGCAAGTGCTTGTGAGAAAGATGATATTGTTGGCTTGCTTGGGAGGAAGTGA
- a CDS encoding hypothetical protein (EggNog:ENOG41) — translation MPRAEPWLEAGIRAPSHVIANVDHPVDPPPRHYKNYDSKFPVSGTSAYSRQRDQARTNKINEMNAASKESRARNKNQKKSFLLRNNGGGASSLHHGSIAGAVAGGAMGGGGAGAGGF, via the exons ATGCCTAGAGCTGAGCCTTGGCTCGAAGCAGGGATTAGGGCGCCCAGTCACGTCATTGCTAACGTTGATC ATCCTGTTGATCCACCTCCACGCCACTACAAGAACTATGACAGCAAGTTCCCGGTTTCCGGCACCAGTGCGTATTCTCGGCAAAGAGACCAAGCACGCACGAACAAAATCAACGAAATGAATGCGGCCAGCAAAGAATCCCGTGCCAGAAACAAGAACCAGAAGAAGTCCTTCCTGTTGCGTAACAATGGTGGTGGAGCGAGTTCACTTCATCATGGGAGCATTGCTGGAGCGGTTGCTGGCGGTGCtatgggaggaggaggtgctggtgctggtggatTCTGA
- a CDS encoding hypothetical protein (EggNog:ENOG41): MTRDLVLSEAALYLGNLKAFISLGGGKDTNDGSLHTAALLALPEFVRWLLQWYSADLEHEAFGMMIPLVVACRSEARPWCRVANAESTFEKRRVKTMQLLARKTDLSWRNRRKTVLHFAIDEGPDALQAMLEALDVAHDARRNERYLYTDREGITYSLSCYIRHLLDPDNKDPKTLRMILLLRDTGKLKDIMYRPEEPGPGVEQPVGYCGMPPDLERKWDAYSDYDSVY, translated from the coding sequence ATGACCCGCGACCTGGTTTTAAGCGAAGCAGCTCTCTACCTAGGTAACCTAAAAGCCTTCATTTCTCTAGGTGGCGGTAAAGATACAAACGATGGGTCACTACACACAGCTGCTTTGCTTGCGCTGCCAGAATTCGTCCGGTGGCTGCTACAATGGTACAGCGCAGATCTCGAGCACGAGGCTTTTGGGATGATGATTCCCCTCGTGGTAGCTTGTCGCTCAGAGGCGCGGCCGTGGTGCAGGGTCGCCAACGCTGAGAGTACTTTTGAGAAGCGGAGGGTAAAGACGATGCAGCTGCTTGCCAGAAAGACGGATCTGTCTTGGCGCAATCGAAGAAAGACAGTACTACACTTCGCCATAGATGAAGGGCCAGATGCTCTGCAAGCTATGCTGGAAGCCCTCGATGTGGCCCACGATGCGCGACGTAATGAGCGGTATCTATATACGGACCGAGAAGGCATCACATACTCCCTCAGCTGCTACATCCGCCATCTCTTGGACCCCGACAACAAGGATCCTAAAACCCTTAGAATGATCCTATTGCTGCGCGACACCGGTAAATTGAAGGATATTATGTATCGACCTGAAGAACCGGGCCCTGGAGTTGAACAGCCGGTTGGATATTGTGGGATGCCGCCAGACCTTGAGAGGAAGTGGGATGCGTATAGCGATTATGATTCTGTGTATTAG